From the bacterium genome, the window AAGATAAGTAACAATTGCATCCTGAATATTTTCTAAAGCCTCTTCCATAGTATCTCCTTGACTATGACAACCTGGAAGAAGAGGACAGTGAACATCATAACCATATTCGCTCTTATGCACCACTACCGGATATTTCATAGATTTGCCTCCTCAAACCTCTATCTCGAGAGGTAAAAACTCTTTTAATTTATCCACCACAATTTTTGTGATTTCCTTAAGTCTTTCTTTCGTTTTTGCCTCAAATCTTAAGACTAAAATAGGTTGCGTATTTGATGCTCTAATCAGGGCAAAACCATCTCCAAATAAAATTCTAATTCCATCAATATCAATCGTTTCATATTGCTGTTTAAAATAATTTTTAACTTCATTGACTATCTCAAATTTTTTAGTATCCGGGCAGTCGATTCTTATTTCAGGGGTTGAATGGTACTGTAGGATGTCTGATAATAGTTCACAAACACTCTTATCCGTATTTGATAAAAGTTCTAATAGCCTACAAGAGGCAAAGATAGCATCATCAAATCCAAGATAATTATCTCTGAAATACATATGTCCACTCATCTCACCCGCTAACAACGCATCATTCTCTTTCATCTTAGATTGAATATTGGGATAACCTGTTTTGCCCATAATAGGTGTTTCGCCATATTTTTTAATTTCATCAATTAGCGATTGGGAACATTTCACATCAAAGACCACCGAGATTTTTTTATCCGGAGGAATTTCTTGCAATGTCCGTTTCCTGACCATTTCACGGAAATAAAGTATAAGTAATTTATCTCCCCAAACAATAGAACCTTGATTATCAACAATCCCTATTCTATCTCCATCGCCATCGTATCCAATTCCTACCTCTGCCTTCTCTGAGATTACCTTCTTGCTTAAATCCTGCATATATTCGGTAACCGTAGGGTCAGGAAGATGATTTGGGAAGTTACCGTCTGGGGTGCAATATAACTCAATCACTTCACAACCAAGTTCTTTTAATAATTTAGTTGCTATCGGTCCCACTGTTCCGTTTCCTGCATCCACAACTATTTTGAGTTTTCGCTTAAGTTTTATTCTCTCTTTTATCGTTTTAAGATAATCATCTAATATATTTTTCTCTTCTAATTTTCCTTCGCCTGTTTTAAACTTGTTGGATTCAATTATTTCCCGGATAACCTGAACCTGTTCTCCAAATATAGCAGATGAGGTTTTACGGAGTTTAAAGCCATTAAATTCAGGTGGATTATGGCTGGCAGTGACCATAATTCCTCCATCTCCATTCAAATGAAGTACTGCAAAATAAAGAACGGGCGTTGGGCATAATCCAATGTCAATGACATTACATCCTGTTGAAAGAAGCCCTTTGATTATTCCGCCAGCCAGGTCTTTTGAACTTAAGCGATTATCCCTTCCAACGATTATATTTTTGCCCTCAATATATGTTCCAAATCCCTTGCCGATTTGTTCTGCTACTTCTATAGTCAAATCGTCATTTATTATTCCTCTGATGTCATATTCTCTAAACATAAGTGGATTAACCATTTCACTTCCTCCTTTTTGAAGTCCGAAATCATAAGAAATAGGTAACTATTCAGCATACCAAGCAAGTAGGAAGTAGGAAGTAGGAAGAGGGGAAAATACTTCATACTATTTTACTCTTAATTGATTTGATTAAACCTATAAGCATCCTACTCACTTCTTCAGATATA encodes:
- a CDS encoding type II toxin-antitoxin system HicB family antitoxin, with amino-acid sequence MKYPVVVHKSEYGYDVHCPLLPGCHSQGDTMEEALENIQDAIVTYLQMVADEVKGSIYEVEVKSNALYRSVV
- a CDS encoding phosphomannomutase/phosphoglucomutase, with the translated sequence MVNPLMFREYDIRGIINDDLTIEVAEQIGKGFGTYIEGKNIIVGRDNRLSSKDLAGGIIKGLLSTGCNVIDIGLCPTPVLYFAVLHLNGDGGIMVTASHNPPEFNGFKLRKTSSAIFGEQVQVIREIIESNKFKTGEGKLEEKNILDDYLKTIKERIKLKRKLKIVVDAGNGTVGPIATKLLKELGCEVIELYCTPDGNFPNHLPDPTVTEYMQDLSKKVISEKAEVGIGYDGDGDRIGIVDNQGSIVWGDKLLILYFREMVRKRTLQEIPPDKKISVVFDVKCSQSLIDEIKKYGETPIMGKTGYPNIQSKMKENDALLAGEMSGHMYFRDNYLGFDDAIFASCRLLELLSNTDKSVCELLSDILQYHSTPEIRIDCPDTKKFEIVNEVKNYFKQQYETIDIDGIRILFGDGFALIRASNTQPILVLRFEAKTKERLKEITKIVVDKLKEFLPLEIEV